AGCAGAGTTTGGGCttgagagaaacaaaaggaagttCACAGGTTTTCAAGTGAGTGAACTACTGACTGTGGGAAAAGGGCCCCTGTCGCTGACTCCGGTTTTATTTAGGCCACAGGATCCCCAGACAGTTCGGAATGGTTCTTTCTGTCTGAAAAAATTGCtcgtctgttttatttttaaactttaaatatttttttttaaatcgcgTTGCTTCTCTTTTTGGCATCTTATATGCTTTACATAGGAAGGTGGaaagattatttccattttatatgaATAAGGGTCATGCATTCTAGATTTTCTAGGACAGTGCTAATATTAGAGtttatgttctgtttttaaactgTGTGTCCTGATTTTTTAATATGGAACATATGGTTACTATTCTTACAACTGACCGTCAACTGGCCAGCCATGCTTAAAGGTCTTTTAGTAGGCAAAATGTCTGATTACCTTacatttctctttgagaaatTAAGTAGGGCTACCTCCTGGACAAAAAAATAAGCCTGAAAGTATCACGGAACTAGCATTTGGTATACAttgctctgagctccagactTCTATTGAATGTGGTTTCTTGGTGAAGACAATATATATTAACACTCCTCTCCCTACCACAAATTAGTGCAAAAACCTTTCAAGGAAAAACAGGTCATTGAGAACTGTTTTTTAATCCCACTTCTAAAACTCAGAAATGCTTCTTTGTGAGGCGGTCACAGGAGCCCAGCGTGAGGGGCACTAGGCCCCTTCGAGATCCTGTTGCTGGAACcgcacttccccacccccagcccagtgccgCTGGCCAGATGGAATTGCCCTGGTTATTGTGGATTCGATCGCGTTCTCTTTTGCTTAATAGATTCAGACCAACTTAAACATTAATAATCCACTGCCATCAAAGTAACCTCAATTTTAATCAAATGGTTCACAATTAAGCAATCTTTTCACCTGTTAAAAAGTGTAATTTTttccctcactgactagtacaaaaAGATAAATGCTAaactttataatattcttttatatctAAGAATCATAAGCTCTTAAAAAGTGGCTAAGTAACTGTTATATTAGGTCATTTTTAATCATCTGAATGCATAAGGTTTCTAGTACCCTGGTTACATTCTTTAGAAGAcatcttgtatgttcttcagtCAATATTGTCATTTTATGAAACAATAACTAGAGAGTAACATTAACAAATGTCATCGACTGGCGGCAAGGTTTAGTACATGAGCCATATGATCTTCTGGAAAAAGCAACCTATTTTCAGATGTCATTACATTAGGACCTACTTCTGGCACACACAGAGGTGTTATTTACAGTTACTCTGTGTGCTTCCATAATGCTTCTGTAATGGAAATTCTGCAATAAGGGCAGGAGGGTCCTTTCCAGGAGCCCACCAGCCCATATTCATAGATTCCTGTTAGCTATTTCCATAGTTGACATCTGAGTGTTTGTCTCAGCCTGAGTTTTCCTCTCTTGCAGCCTCATCACTTCAGTGTTAAAACATTCAGGAACTTCTCACTTGCCCAGAATTTCAACAGCTGTTCAGTTGGGGGTAACACTCTTACTGTGAGCTCTCCAACTCTCTGCTGTCCCCAGTGAGTGAAGGGAAAAGGACACGTTTAGGAGTGGGGCTTGGTGTGAGTTCTACCACATTTGACTAAGGGTCAAGAGGGTGAGGTCAAAGGGAGCTTGTGCAGGGATCTGCTAAAATAGCTCCtgcaatgaaagagaaatagagccAGAGTTTTTTCTGGATAATAGTCATGTTTTCCTGCCAGCGCACAAGGCCTACTCATTGACAAATGACAACCAATCTAAGGGTCAAATAAGATGGGAAATCGATCTCTATAACACCGTTTTAACAGGGggcttcattcttcttttcttatccagaactaagagggaaaaaatgaatatggTGTTTGCTCACAGAATGGATAACAGCAAGCCACCTTTGGTTACTCCGACACTTCCGGTGCCCTTCCAAAACCACAGCCACCCTGCAACAGCCACACCTCTGCCAAGCCATGACCTGACGGAATTATATGAGGGGCACGGCTGGATGAGCAACAGGACAGACCTGCAATATGGACCGAGACCCGGGGAAGTGGCCACAGCTAGCATTTTCTTTGGGACCCTGTGGTTGTTGTCTGTCTTTGGCAATTCCCTGGTTTGCTTGGTCATCCACAGGAGTAGGAGGACTCAGTCCACCACCAACTACTTTGTAGTCTCCCTGGCGTGTGCTGATCTTCTCATCAGCGTGGCCAGCTCACCTTTTGTTCTGCTGCAGTTCGCCACCGGGAGGTGGACACTGGGCAGCGCCATGTGCAAGGTCGTGCGGTACTTTCAGTATCTCACCCCGGGCGTGCAGATCTACGTGCTCCTCTCCATCTGCATCGACCGGTTCTATACCATTGTCTATCCTCTGAGCTTCAAGGTGTCCAGGGAAAAAGCCAAGAAAATGATTGCAGCATCATGGATCTTCGATGCAGCCTTCGTGGCCCCTGTGTTCTTTTTCTATGGGTCCAGCTGGGACAATCATTGTAActatttcctcccttcctcttgggAAGGAACGGTCTATACTGTCATCCATTTCTTGGTGGGCTTTGTGATTCCATCTGTCCTCATAATCTTATTCTACCAGAAGGTCGTAAAGTATATTTGGAGAATAGGCACTGATGGCCGAACTGTGAGGAGGACAATGAACATTGTCCCAAGGACGAAAGTGAAAACTATCAAGATGTTCCTCATTTTAAACCTATTGTTTCtgctctcctggctgccttttcACGTAGCTCAGCTGTGGCACCCCCAGGAGCGAGACTACAGGAAAAGTTCCCTTGTGTTCACAGCGATCACATGGATATCCTTTAGTTCTTCAGCCTCCAAACCTACTCTGTATTCGATTTATAATGCCAGTTTTAGGAGAGGAATGAAGGAGACTTTTTGCATGTCCTCGATGAAGTGTTACAGAAGCAATGCCTATACTATAACAACCAGTTCAAGGATGGCCAAAAAAAACTATGTTGGCATTTCAGAAATCCCTCCCACGGCCAAAACTATCACCAAAGACTCAATCTATGATTCATTTGACAGAGAAGCCAAGGAAAAAAAGCTTGCTTGGCCCATTAACTCAAATCCACCAAATACTTTTGTTTAATATCTTAGAATTCTTTCAGTTATTGTTATGCACTAGAGATTAAAAGGCTTTAACTATAAAAGCAGaagctatttatatattttttcaatcaaCTTTCTgagggaaatgttttcttttgtaaaatgcatTCACTTACCGATGAtagtttttatggttttaacttTAGTTACTTTTCATTTGAGAGGAAGCATTCCTATTGAGCTCCTTTTACTGTATTAGTTACATGCACAGAAAAGAGAATGCATTCCTACTTTTTATTTACCATTAGGTTCAAAAAGCATAAAGCATACACACAGTCTTTGAGTGATGAGCCAACCGAGTTGTGTCgtttccattttctcctccctcctccaatgCTGTAACTGTGGGCTTCTGTTTTAAATGAAGTCCCCTCTGTCACACATTTCAGagacttgtatttcttttatcaAAGAACACGAGGAAATGTTAATattgtatatgtttttatattaccTTCTTCTAAGTAATCACTGTCCAGAAAGCACTCCATATACAGTATTGAAAATATACTGGAATTGCTGGACAGCCTTCTGTGGTTGCATTTGAATCAGGATTCTTAGGGAAGAAAACTTACAAAGTtggagagaataagaaaattatCCCAGGCTCCTTACGTGGTACCCGGTGGTATGCACCATGAATCTGCATTCAGGTGTCTCCCACACAGGAGTTCAAGAAAGGTGACCGTGGAGGGTGGGGCGGGCTTCAGAGGAGGGGCAGTTCTCCTGTCTGGTTCCAGGTTCCCACAGACtcagaggaagggacagggaTGCATCCTTGGAGGTGGGATTTGAATTTCTCTTTTGCTTCTAACCTTCAATGAAAGCATTATTATAACCAGCCTGCCCATCCTGCCCAGATGTACTTCCCCAGGGACCTTCCATCAGAGATTTACCCAGGGTTCCTGGAACTGACTCCCTGGGCCAGAATTCTTGCTCAGGAAGGACAATAGTACCCACCAAGCATTGGGGGGCAGTCACTTGCCTGGTAAAATTAGCGGTTTTGCCTCTGCTGGTGGGCACAATCCTTCCCTTTACCTCTCCAGCGTTGCTGCTACCTGCTCGATTTCACTTTGTCAAAGAAACATAACTGAGATCTGCTGGAGTTACTTGACTACAATCAGTTTTGAGGCTCCACCCCTATGTAAAAACCTCAtgtaaaggaaacaaagaattaGAGATTTTTAGAGTAGAAGGGATGTTGGGAGACCCTAGCACAAGTCCCTCACTGTTTAGAAGAGGAAATTAAGACCAAGAGAGGTCAAATTAAGGGTAAACTAAAATGCCTTCTACTACCATTCCAACATCCTTTCGCCCATCTCCTTGCCACGGCATGATTCATTTATCAAAGA
The sequence above is a segment of the Phyllostomus discolor isolate MPI-MPIP mPhyDis1 chromosome 2, mPhyDis1.pri.v3, whole genome shotgun sequence genome. Coding sequences within it:
- the GPR19 gene encoding probable G-protein coupled receptor 19 gives rise to the protein MNMVFAHRMDNSKPPLVTPTLPVPFQNHSHPATATPLPSHDLTELYEGHGWMSNRTDLQYGPRPGEVATASIFFGTLWLLSVFGNSLVCLVIHRSRRTQSTTNYFVVSLACADLLISVASSPFVLLQFATGRWTLGSAMCKVVRYFQYLTPGVQIYVLLSICIDRFYTIVYPLSFKVSREKAKKMIAASWIFDAAFVAPVFFFYGSSWDNHCNYFLPSSWEGTVYTVIHFLVGFVIPSVLIILFYQKVVKYIWRIGTDGRTVRRTMNIVPRTKVKTIKMFLILNLLFLLSWLPFHVAQLWHPQERDYRKSSLVFTAITWISFSSSASKPTLYSIYNASFRRGMKETFCMSSMKCYRSNAYTITTSSRMAKKNYVGISEIPPTAKTITKDSIYDSFDREAKEKKLAWPINSNPPNTFV